The DNA region GAGAGTACGTGGACGAGGTCGTCACGGTCTCCGAGGACGCGCTGTCCTCGGCGCTGCTGCTCTGTCTGGAGCGGGCCAAGCTGGTGGTGGAGCCGGCCGGGGCGAGCCCGGTGGCGGCCCTGCTCGCGGACCCGGACGCCTTCCGGGGCCGCGGCCCGGTGGTGGCGGTGCTCTCCGGCGGCAACGTCGACCCGCTCCTCATGCAGCGGATCCTGCGCCACGGCATGGCGGCGGCCGGCCGCTATCTGAGCCTGCGGCTGAAGGTCACCGACCGGCCGGGCGCCCTCGCGACGCTGCTCGCGGTGCTGACCGTGGTCGACGCGAACGTCCTCGACGTCAGCCACGTACGGACCGACCCGCGGCTCGGCCTCACGGAGGCGGAGGTCGAGCTGCACCTGGAGACGAAGGGCCCGGAGCACTGCGAGGAGGTCACGGAGGCGCTGCGGGACGCGGGGTACACGGTCCTGGGGTGAGGCTCCCCCCGGGGGGTGCTGGGCACCCCCCGGGGCTCGCCTAGAGGCGTTCGCGGGCCTTGCGGATCTGGTCCGCCACGGTGGTGTTTCCGAGCTCGGCCACGGTGTCGGCGAGCTCGTCGATGCGCGGTCCGATGCTCGGACTCTGCCCCGCGGCGAGGTCGTTCGCCGCCTTGTTCAGTGCCAGCGCGGCATCCTGGAGTTTGCGGAGGGTCTCCCGGGGATCGGTCGGGAGGGTGCCCGCGAGCTTCCGAAGCTCCGTGAGGACGAAGTTCAGGACCGGAAGCGTCTTCCTGGTGTTCGTTGCCTTCGCGTACGGGTTCCTGCTGTTCAGCTTCTGGAGCGTGTCGATGCCTCCGGTGCACAGCCGGAATATCCTGCCGGCGAAGTCGACCGGCGCCGGGGCCGAGATGTCGGCCAGCGTCGCGGTGGGGTCGACGGCGGCCTGCTGTGCGCCTGCGAGTGCTTCCCTGGACCACTGGGTGAGCAGTCCGACGTCCTGTCCCAGCTCGTCGAAGCTGACCTTCTGGCGCCCGAACTTCCGCAGCTCCAGGGGGACGATGGGAATGTCTCCCACCTTCTCCCGCCTCGCATTCGAGTCGCCCAGCACCGTCATGGCGCCGAACGCGTCGGTCTGGTGGACCTGTTCGGTCTTGGCGGTGCGCTTGCGCAGGGAGGTATGGGCGTACTTTCGGGCCTTCTCGGCCACCGCTCCACCGCCCCAGTCGGCGAGGGGGAGTCCGTAGACCTCCCCGAAGACGCCCACGACGGCGTCGTAGTTGTCGTCCAGGAACACCCTGGCCGGGTCCGGAAGGAACCCGCCGACGGTCTTGAGGTTGACCCGCGAGAGGACCGCGGTCTTGTTCTTGCCCAGAGTCAGCCTCTCGGCGTTGCGCTCCTGCTCGGCCAGGTCGCCGAGGGCGGCCAGCTGGTTGTAGAAGAGGGCGGCGAAGCCGCGCAGTTGCTCGGCGGTCGTCGTCTGCGAGGCAGCCCCGTCCACGTCCATCTGGCCCCCGAGGAAGAGATCGGCCACCCGCCGGCCGAAGACGAGGCTCTGGGAAAGGTGGATGTGCGCCTTCGAGTTGGGCGAGATCCGGGTCTTCGTGCCGCCCGCGTTGGCCGGTTCCGGTTCGGTCAGCATGTGCTGGAAGAAGCCGGCCATGCCGTGCAGGGGGACGCCCACGGTCTGGTGGGCGAACAGACCGTCCCCGTAACCCGGGCGCCCTCGCGTCTCGGTGTGCGGGCGTTCGGGTGCCACTCGGAGGTCCGTCCCCACCAGTGAGGTCTCGTCGTGGGTGAACGCCGCCTCGGAATAGAGGTGCGCGAGTGACTTCTCCTCGTTCGTCGAGTTAGGGCCGGGGCCGTAGAGCTTGCTGTGCATGGCCCTGAGGGTGTCGAGGGTCGTACGGAGGTCGCCGTGCTGGGTCTCTCCCGGAAGGACGTTCATCGGCGGGGTGACGAATTCCGCGTTCGTGTACTGGGTCCTGTCGGGGGCGTTCCGCTTGTCGCCCACCATCTTCACGCCGCTCTGGTGCGTGACGAGGATCGGTCCGGAGACGGGCTCGCCGTTCGCGTCGCGGGCTTCGACGTTGGTGCCGTCCGCCTTGGAGACGGGCCGGTCCGTCTCGATCTCCAGGCCGATGGCGCGCTGGATGGGGGCGGGGGTGGCGGGGGTGGCGGGGGTGGCGGGTGCCGGGCCGCCGAGGGCCCGGCGCGCGTTGGCCTCGGCTTCCCGTTCGAAGCGGTCGGAGGGGTCGGAGACCTTCAGTCCCGCGCCGTTGTCGGTGCCGGCCACCGGGCCCCGGCGCTGCTGGATGACGTGGGTGAGCTCGTGGGCGAGGGTGTGCCGGTCGGCGCCGCCGTCGCCGATGACGACGTGGTTGCCGCTGGTGTAGGCGCGGGCGCCGACCTCGGCGGCGGAGGCGCGGGCGGTGGAGTCGGTGTGCAGCCGTACGTCGGAGAAGTCCGCGCCGAGCCGGGCCTCCATGTCGGTCCGGGTGGCCTCGTCCAGCGGGCGCCCCGGCGCGCGCAGCACCTCGTGCACGGCGGACCGCTGGACGGGGGGCTGCTGGACCGGGGGCTGCCGGTGTCCGCAGCCGGCGCCGTGCTCGTGGCGCTCCTGGGCCCAGGGGTGGCCGGCCTGGCGGAGCAGCTGCACGACGGCCGCGTTGCCCGCCGCGCCGAGCGGGCCGGGCAGCGCGGGAGACGAGGTCTCCGGCGCCCGCCCCGTAGTAGGTGTCCTGGCGGCCTCCGTCCGGTCCGGCCGGTGGGCGCTGCCCGTCCTGTCGTCGTTCGGGGTCCGCACGGGTCCCCCTCCTCTTCGGCGTCGGCGTGGACTTCCTGCGTACACGGCGGAGGAGCGCTGTTTCGAGGTGCGGGCGGGCAGAACCGGGCGACCGATCGGGCAGTGTGCGCAAACCGGTTGTGTATCGCGATGTATCGCGTTAGTGTGTGGTCCGGGTCACTCGAACGCCGGGCGTCGTCCGCTCGGCGTCTCTAAGCTTGGACGAAATCTTTCAAAACCTCTCAAATCATCTGGGAGAACGCATGCCAGGCGCGATTCACGCCGAAGGTCTGGTGAAGACCTTCGGCGACGTACGAGCTCTGGACGGGGTGGACCTCGATGTACCCGAGGGCACCGTCCTGGGCCTGCTCGGCCCGAACGGCGCGGGGAAGACGACCGCCGTGCGCGTGCTCACCACGCTCCTCAAACCGGACAGCGGCCGCGCCGTCGTGGCCGGGATCGACGTGCTCAAGCACCCCAACGAGGTGCGCCGCGCGATCGGCCTGTCCGGCCAGTTCGCCGCGGTCGACGAGTATCTGACCGGCCGCGAGAACCTCCAGATGGTCGGGCAGCTCTATCAGATGAACGGCAGGGCGGCGAAGGTCCGCGCGGGCGAGCTCCTGGAGCGCTTCAACCTCGCCGACGCCGCCGACCGCCCCGCCAAGACCTACTCCGGCGGCATGCGGCGCCGGCTCGACCTGGCCGCCGCCCTCGTCGTCTCCCCGCCCGTGATGTTCATGGACGAGCCCACCACCGGCCTCGACCCGCGCAACCGGCAGGCCCTGTGGGAGATCATCCAGGAGCTCGTCGCGGGCGGCACCACCCTCCTCCTCACCACGCAGTATCTGGAGGAGGCCGACCACCTGGCCCACGACATCTGCGTCGTCGACCACGGCAAGGTCATCGCCCACGGCACCTCCGACCAGCTCAAGGCCCAGACCGGCGGCGAGCGCGTCGAGGTCGTCGTCCACGACCGCGACACCATCCCGGCCGCCCGCGAGGTCCTCGCGCGCTACGGGACGGCGGGCGTCGGCCGCGGCGACATCGACGCCGGCGACATCAGCGTCGAGGAGCACACCCGCAAACTCACCGTCCCGGTCACCGGCGGCGCCAAGCTGCTCGCCGAGGTCATCCGCGACCTGGACGCCGTCGGCGTCGAGATCGACGACATCGGCCTGCGCCGCCCCACCCTCGACGACGTGTTCCTCTCGCTGACCGGCCACGTGGCCGAACAGGCCGAGGAGAACGGCGAGAACGGCGCGAGCGGCGGCGGCGCGGCGAAGAGCGCCCGCAAGGACCGCGACGACCGGAAGGAGGCCGTCAAGTGACCGCGGTGACCGACACCCTGGCCAAGCCGCAGCAGCGCGGCGCCATCGCCCAGTCGATCAGCGACTCGCTGGTCGTCACCAAGCGCAATCTGATCCGGATGACCCGCATCCCGGAGATGGTCATCTTCGGCCTCATCCAGCCCGTGATGTTCGTGATCCTCTTCACGTACGTCTTCGGCGGCTCGATGAAGATCGGTAACACCACCGACCCGGAGGTCTACAAGAACTTCCTGATGGCCGGCATCTTCGCCCAGACCGTCACCTTCGCCACGGCCGGCGCGGGCGCGGGCATCGCCGACGACATGCACAAGGGCCTCATCGACCGCTTCCGCTCGCTGCCCATGGCGCGCGGCGCGGTCCTCACCGGCCGCACCCTCGCCGACCTGGTGCAGACGGCACTGACCCTGCTCGTCCTGGCGGTCGTCGCGCTCATCGTCGGCTGGCGCCCCGGCTTCGCGGAGCCCACCAACTTCGCCAGAATCATGGCCGGGTTCGGCCTGCTGCTGCTCCTCGGTTACGCCTTCACCTGGATCGGCGCGCTGATCGGCCTGTCCGTGCGCACCCCGGAGGCGGCCACCTCGGGCGGACTGATCTGGCTCTTCCCGGTCACGTTCATCTCGAACGCGTTCGTGGACTCCAGCCAGATGACCCCCTGGCTCCAGAAGGTCGCCGACTGGAACCCCTTCAGCGCCACCGTGCAGGCCTGTCGCGTGCTCTTCGGCGACCCGGGAGTCTCCCAGTCCCAGGCCTGGCCGATGCAGCACCCGGTGTGGGCCTCGCTGATCTACTCGGTCCTGATCATCGTGCTGTTCCGGACGCTGGCGGTACGGAAGTACCGCTCGGCCACCGCCTGACGCGACGCGCACGGGGCTCACGGCAGATAGCCGGAGATCACCAGGTCGTCGAAGGGGACGAAGACCGCCCCTCCGGCGACCAGGGGCTCGCCCGGGGTCAGCGACTTCGCCTCGACCCCGTCCGGAAGGACCGCGTTGCGGGACTTCACGTCGCGGTCGCCCACCGGGCCGGTCGCGGGCAGCGACTGCACCTGCTGCTTGCCCGCGACGACCAGCCGGTCGCCCGCGAAGGCGACCCGGTCCACCCCGTTGTCGAAGCTGCCGGCCGTCGTCGCCCGCCGCAGCTCGCGCCCGCTCGCCAGGTCGTAGGTGACCACGGTGAAGCTGACCGAGCTGCCGACGAGACTGCCGACCACGGCCACCGTGCCGTCTGCGCGCACCGCCGGACCGGCGACGATCGTCAGATCCTCCGCCAGCGTGCGCCGCGGCCGCAGCGTCCGGGCGTCGAGCACGGGCACCCCGCCGTCCTGCGCGTTCTGGCACAGCACCGCGTCCCCGTGCACCACGATCGTCGAGCACTCCACGCCGGCTCCGCCCCGGGCCGTCTCCTTGCCGGTCGCCGTGTCGAGAGCCACCGGCACGGTCCCGCCGACCGTCACGTACACCCGGTTCCCCGAGGCGACCAACTGCTCGGGGATCGCGTCGAGTTCCTTCCGCCACAGCTCACGGCCGCCGCCCTTCCCGTCCAGCTTCACCGCCGTGACCAGGCCCTTGCCCTCGTCCGTACGGTGCAGCAGGCTGCTGTACAGGACGTCGCCGACCAGGTCGGAGCCCTTCTCCGCCCACTCCGGGCCCGGCGCGGGCACCTTCCCGCGCACCTTTCCGTCATCGAGGCCGTACGCCGTCAGGCCGTCGGCGCCCGCGATGTACGCCGTGTCGCCGACGACCGACGGATCGCCCGGCGACGCCAGGATGCCGAAGTCGCCGGGAGTCTCGCGGCCGGGGACCGCCCACAGCCGCTTGCCGTCGGCCGCGTTCAGGGCGAGGGCCCCGCCGCCGGTGCCCGCGCACAGCAGCACCTTCGGCGCCAGGGAGCAGTTGCTGATCCCCGGGCCGACCCGGGTCGCCCACGGCGACCAGCCGGCCGGCCGGGCCCCGCTGTCCGTCGCCGACGTCCCGAAGTCGCCGGCGTGCCCCTCACCGCCGTACGGCCGGACGACCTGGCTCAGCGACCCCACCCCGCCCGGCCCGGACGCCGACGCGGACGGCCCGGCCGAACCCGAAGGACCCGAAGGACCCGAAGGACCGCTTCCGGCCTGATCCCCCTGCCCGCCCTGCCGGTCGAGCAGCACCACTCCCACCGTCGCCACCACCGCCACCGCGACCGCCGCGGCGACGATCCGCCCCCACCGGCGGCGCCGCGGCTCCGGCCCGGCGGGACCGGCGGGCCGGGCGACCGCCGCCGTGGGGGAGTACGGCACCGCGACGACCGGCGCCATCGTCGGCAGCTCGGCCACGCCCGCGCCCGAGGCCGCCGCCTCGCCGAACTCGCGGGCCGCGTCCCCGTACTCGGCGAGCAGCGACAACACGCCGCCCGGCCACGGAAACACCTCCTCCTCCGTGGCCTCGGAACCAAGGAGCTCCGCCAGCTCCGCCGCCGAGGGCCGCTCCGCCGGATCGAGCCGCAGGCAGCGCTCCACGACCGGCCGCAACTCCTCCGGCACGCCCGACAGTTCGGCATCGGCCCGGCTGATCCGGTAGACCACGGCCGCCATCTCGTCGTCGTGGAAGGGCCCTCGGCCGCTCGCCGCGAAAGCGAGCACCGCCCCCAGGCAGAACACGTCCGAGGCCGGCACCACGGCCCGGCCGCCCACCAGGTGCTCCGGCGACATGAAGCCCGGCGAGCCGACGACCAGCCCCGTCGAGGTCAGCGCCGTCGCCTCGAAGGCCTGCGCGATGCCGAAGTCGATCAGCTTGGGCCCGGCCGCGCCGAGCAGCACGTTCGCCGGCTTCAGATCCCGGTGCAGCACCTGCGCCTCGTGCACCGCGCCGAGCGCCCGGGCGAGGGCGACGCCCAGCTCCCGTACCGCCGTGACCGGCAGCGGACCGGCGCGGACGACCGCTTCGGCGAGCGAGGGACCCGGCACGTACTCGGTCGCCAGCCACGGCGCCGGTGCGTCGGCGTCCGCGTCCACGAGCCGGGCCGTGTAGGGGCTGTCCACCGCCCGCGCCGAGGTGATCTCGCGCCGGAAGCGGGTCCGGAAGTCCTCGTCGAGCTCCAGCTCCGCGCGCACGGTCTTCACCGCGACCATCCGGTACGGGTCGGCCGTCGGCGCGTCCGTACGGCAAGCCAGGTGGACCTCGCCCATGCCGCCCGCGCCGAGCCGGGCGAGCAGCCGGTACGGGCCGACGAGCCGGGGCGGCCCGGCGGGCAGTGCTTCCAGCACGGTCAACACGCCTTTCCGATGGGGCTGTCGGGGTGACTCACGGGGCCCAGGCCCGGGCCCGGTTCACCGGGGCAGTTCGACGGACGCGACGGCGCCCTTGTCGTACACGACATAGGCGATCCCGCCGACCGGCAGCACCTCGGGCTGCCGGATCCTCCGGCCGTAGACGATGCCGTAGTTCGGGTCGCGCTCGTCCTCCTCGGCCCGCGGCCCCGGCGCGCCTGGCACCGGCGTGGCCTTGAGCCCGCCCGGCCTGCCGTCCGCGCCGAGCCCCACGGTGTAGAGCGCGGAGTAGTCGGCGAACACCAGCCGGTCGCCCGCGAGCAGGGGAGAGGACAGCTCCTGCTTCAGCCCGGCGGGCGCGGTGTCCTTCAGGGGGTACGAGGCGAGCCGCGTGCCGTCCTTCGGGTCGTAGACACCCAGGCCCTCCTTCGCGAAGCCGGCGAAGGCCTTCGGGCTGATCACATCGGCGCTCAGGCTCTCCAGCGACGCGGGCACGGTGCCCTTCGCGGCGAGGGTGGCCGCGTCGAGGACGTGCAGTCGCTCCTCGGCGTCGACGACGTGCGGGGTGCTGACGCAGTACGCCGAGTCGCCGAGCACCTTCACGGCCTCGCACTCGGCCGCCGCCCGGTCGACCTGCCCGCGCAGCTCGCCGGTCCTGGCGTCGTAGGTGACGAGCCCGCCGTCGCTGAGCGCGTACACCTGCCCCTTGGCGTAGGCGACCGGCTCGAAGGGGCGGGTCTCGGAGTACGGGATCTCGTCGCTGGTGAGCATCTTCGACCAGAGCTTGCGGCCGTCCGTGAGGGAGAACGCCGCCATCCCGATGGGCGGATGGATGACGCCGTCCGGCGACGGGCCCGCGACCGCGGCGAAGATCGTGCCGTCGGCCACGATCGGCCGGGTCACCTCCCGCTGCGTGCCCTGCATCGGCTCCTTCGACTCCCATCGCACCGCGCCGCTGCGCACGTCACGGACCTGGAGCCTGCCCTCCCAGGCGAGGACGACGACCGAGTCGTGGACGGTGGGACGGGAGGCCTTGTCGACGATCCACGGCACGCCGTGGTCGTTCATGTAGCTCTGGCCGCCCCGGCCCGCCCCGCCGGCGCTCGCCTCCCACAGCTTCTTCCCGTTCGCCGGGTCGAGGGCCTCGTACCAGCCGTCCGTCGTCCGGCACACCAGCGCCTTCTCGTTCCCCGAGCAGCCGAACGCCGGCGCCGACAGCTTCGCCCGCCACGGCTTCCAGCCGGCCGGCCGCTGGGCCGCGTTCTGCGGTACGACCCCGGACGCGTCCGCCAGGCCCCGGTCGTCGACGCCCGGGACGCGCGGCCCGGACGCGGCGGGGGGACCGGCCGTGGCGGGCTTCTTCGGTGCGGGCTCCGGCCACAGCAGATACGTGCCGACGCCGCCGCCCAGGACCGCCAGGGCCACCACGGCGGCGATCAGACCACGGCGGCGGCGCCGCTGGGGCGTGGGGGGCGATACGGGTACGGGTAAGGGGGCGACGGTCGGCGCCGCGTGCAGCCCGGGCCCGCCGGACGCGGGCGTGCCGGACGTCGGGGCGGGGGCCGCGGGGACCTCCAGCAGCGGGCCGCCGGACGCGACGAGCTGGGCGAGCTCCCGCCCGTACTCGCCGATGTGCTCCCGTACGGCTTCCGGCCACGCGGGCGGGCGCCCGGCCGTGCCGCCCAGGAGCTCGGCCAGCGCCTCCGGCGCGGGCCGGTCCGCCGGGTCGCGGGACAGACAGGCGGTGACGACGGCCCGCAGCTCCTCCGGCAGCCGGGTCAGATCGGCCTCGGCCTGCGCGACGCGGTAGAGGACGGCGGCGACCGGGCCCTCGCCGAACGGGTCCTCGCCGGTCGCCGCGTAACAGAGCAGCGAGCCGAGGCAGAAGACGTCCGACGCGCCGGTCACGTGCCGGGCGCCGGCCACGTGCTCGGGCGACATGAAGGAGGGCGTGCCGACGATCACACCGGTCGCGGTCATGGTGGTCGCGCCGCCGGCCCGCGCGATGCCGAAGTCGATCAGGCGCGGGCCGTCGACGGCGAGCATCACGTTGCCGGGCTTGAGGTCGCGGTGCAGCACCCCGGCCGCGTGCAGATCGGCCAGCGCGCGGGCGATCCGGGCGCCGAGCGCCCGCACCGTCGCGACCGGCAGCGGGCCGCCGCGCCGCACGGCCTGGGCGAGGCTGGGGCCGGGCACATAGGCGGTGGCCAGCCACGGGGTCCCGGCGTCGGGGTCGCCGCCGACGGGCGCGGCGGCGTACGCGCTGCGCACCATCCCCGCCACCCTGATCTCGCGGCGGAAGCGCTCGCGGAAGGCGGGCTCGCCGGCGACATCGGTCCGGATGGTCTTCAGGGCGACGTACGTGCCGGGCGGGGCGCCGGGGGCCGTGTCCCGCGCCAGATACACCTCGCCCATGCCGCCGGCGCCGAGCCGCGCGAGCACCTCGTACGGTCCGATGTGCCGTGGCGCGCCCTCGCGCAGCGGTCCCAGCATCTGCCCCATCCCCCTTCTGCGGCCGATGCCTCCGATCATTGCATGAGCATGACGAAGGGCCGGGCCCCTTCGCGGGGTCCGGCCCTTCGTACGCGCGTACGGTCTCGCGGTCGAACGGGAAAAGCGGGCTCAGCCGGTGTACGGCGTGGCGCTGAGGATCTTCACCATGGCCATCTTGCCGTTCGGCAGCTCGTACTCGGCGTCCTCGCCGGCCTTCTTGCCGTTGACGCCCAGGCCGAGCGGCGACTGCGGGGAGTAGGTCTCGATGTCACCGCTCGCGTACTCGCGGGAGGCGAGCAGGAAGGTCATCGTGTCGTCCTCGTCGCCGTCGAAGGCGATCGTCACGACCATGCCCGGCTCGACGACGCCGTCGTCCGCCGGGGCCTCGCCGACCTTGGCGTTCTGCAGGAGCTGCGTGAGCTGGCGGACCCGGAGCTCCTGCTTGCCCTGCTCCTCCTTGGCCGCGTGGTACCCGCCGTTCTCCCGCAGGTCGCCCTCCTCGCGCGCCGCGGCGATCTTCGCGGCGATCTCGGTACGCGCGGGACCAGACAGGTACGCAAGCTCCTCCTTGAGCTTGTTGTACGCCTCCTGGGTGAGCCAGGTGACGTTCTCGCTGGTCTGGGTCACAGGTGCTCCTCGTAGGTACTGGGAATACAAAAGCTCGCCCTGAGCGGAAAGCCACATGTCCAGCTTGCGCCTTCTTGCGCCTTCCGAGCGGGCGAAACCACGAGCCTAACAATGAGTGGCGAAAAGCGGGAGGACATAACCGCGGTCTTTACGTCACCCCAGGTCACCGGGGCGGCCTGGCGGGGGCTCTACCCCCGCTCCCTACCCACCGCTACCGCGCCGTACACCCGATCAGCTCGGCGCTGGTGGCCCGTGCGGTGGTGCGGATCGAGTAGACCTTGTCGAGCCGGTCCGTGCTCTCCTCGATCCGGACGTCCTTGCGGCCGACCTCGGTGCCGTCCTCGGAGCGGGAGCGCAGTGTGCACACGCCCTTGGCGTCGGTGTCCTTGCGGATCTCCAGGTGCACCTGGACCTCGCTGTCGCCGGTCACCTCGAACTTGATGACCTCGGCGCTGATCTTGCTGTCGACGACGTAGTGCCAGCCGAACCAGCCCATCATGGCGAGGAAGAGGGTGCCGAGCACCGCCCCGGCGATCATGAGCTTGCGGTCGGCCCGCGCGTCCGCGGAGCGCCCGTAGCGCCCCTCGGGGAGCCGCTCTCGCACCGCGCCCATGATCGTTCCTCTCGCCGTCGGGGTACCGGAATTTTCCCTCCCCCGATTCCGTCACTATAGAGACCTCCCTAGGCGACGAATGACTGAGGACCGAGTCTTGACTGAGCAGCTGCGACTGATGGCCGTTCACGCCCACCCCGACGACGAGTCGAGCAAGGGCGCGGCCACGATGGCGAAGTATGTGTCCGAGGGGGTGGAGGTCCTGGTGGTGACCTGCACGGGCGGCGAGCGCGGCTCCATCCTCAACCCGAAGCTCCAGGGCGACCCCTACATCGAGGCGAACATCCACGAGGTGCGCCGCAAGGAGATGGACGAGGCGCGCGAGATCCTGGGCGTGAAGCAGGAGTGGCTGGGCTTCGTCGACTCGGGCCTGCCCGAGGGCGACCCGCTGCCGCCGCTCCCCGAGGGCTGCTTCGCCCTGGAGGACGTGGACGCGGCGGCGGGCGAGCTGGTCCGCAAGATCCGCGCGTTCCGCCCGCAGGTCGTCACGACCTACGACGAGAACGGCGGGTACCCGCACCCCGACCACATCATGACCCACAAGATCTCGATGGTGGCCTTCGACGGCGCGGCCGACACCGAGAAGTACCCCGAGGACGAGTTCGGCCCGGCCCACGCGCCGAGCAAGCTCTACTACAACCAGGGCTTCAACCGCCCGCGCACCGAGGCGCTGCACCAGGCGCTGCTCGACCGGGGCCTGGAGTCGCCGTACGGGGACTGGCTGAAGCGCTGGGACGAGTTCTCGCGCAAGGAGCGCACCCTCACCACCTACGTGCCCTGCGCGGAGTTCTTCGAGATCCGCGACAAGGCCCTGATCGCCCACCGCACCCAGATCGACCCCGACGGCGGCTGGTTCCGGGTTCCGATGGACATCCAGAAGGAGGTCTGGCCCACGGAGGAGTACGAGCTCAGCAAGTCCCTCGTGGACACCTCCCTCCCCGAGAGCGACCTCTTCGCGGGCATCCGGGACAATGCCTAGCATGAGCGCACACCTGGCACTGACCGAGCTCGTCCCCTTCGCCGCGAAGGAGCTGGACGAGAACAAGGTGACCCCCGGCGTCCTCGGCTTCGTCGTCTTCGCCGTCCTGGCGCTGGCCGTCTGGGGTCTGATGAAGTCGATGAACCGCCACATGCACAAGGTCGACTTCGCGGAGGCCCCGGACCCGGCGGCCGCGGGCGCGCCGGCTTCGGCGGCCGAGGGCTCGAAGAAGTAGCGGGCGGTACGCCTCCGGGGCCCCGGCACCGCCGGGGCCCTGCGAGCGCTGCCCGGGCCCCGACACACAGGGCCTACCCCACCGGCACCCCCATCACCTCCCGCGCCTGCCGTCCCGGCACCATGCCCAGGTCCCAGGCCTGCCAGGTGGTGTCCGGGGCGGTGCCGCGGTCGAGGACCAGGGCGTAGGCCTCGGCGCAGTCGGTGAGGCGGGGGTCCCGGGACGGGTGGGGGGCGGCGGTCAGGGAGGCGAGTTCCTCGCGGGCCGCGGCCGGGTCGGGGAGCAGGGTGGCGCGCAGGAAGCGGGCCCAGTCGGTGCCCCGCCGGTCGCCGTACCCGGCGAAGAGGCCGGCCGCCTCCTCGCACAGGCCCAGGGCCTGCGTGGTGCGCCCGTTGCCCGCGTCGACCACGGCCAGCTCCAGACATGTCCAGGCCTCGCCGTGGGCCACGCCGATCCGGCGGAAGTCGGCCCGGGCGTCCATCAGGAGCTGGCGGGCGAAGCCCGAGTTGCGCAGGTTGCCGGTCTGCGCGGCCCGCTGGTCCCGGGTCACCCGACCCGAATGATGGCGGGCGCATGCCAAACCGTAGACGTCGCGCATCCGCGAGAACATCGTCCGCGCCCGCTCCAGCTCCCGCACCGCCTGGTCCCGGTCGCCCCGCTCCTCCAGGGCGTGCCCCAGGTAGTAGAGCGTCCACGCCTCGCCGCGGGCGTCCTCCTGCTCGCGATGCCGCGACAGCGCCTGCCGCAGCCCGTCCACCGCGGGCCCCACGTCCCCGGCGACAAGCCGCGCCCGGGCCAGCTGGGTCAGCGCCCACGCCTCGCCGCGCCCGTCCCGGGTCCGCCCGTACTCGTCGAGGGCGAGCCGCAGCTCCGCCTCGGCCCGCTCCACCTCACCCGTCCGCAGCCGCACCTGGCCCAGCTGGAAGTGCGTCCAGGCCTCGCCGTGCAGCGACTCGTGCTCCCGGTGCAGCGCGAGCGCCCGGTCGAGCAGATCGAGCGCC from Streptomyces fradiae includes:
- a CDS encoding DUF4157 domain-containing protein; its protein translation is MQLLRQAGHPWAQERHEHGAGCGHRQPPVQQPPVQRSAVHEVLRAPGRPLDEATRTDMEARLGADFSDVRLHTDSTARASAAEVGARAYTSGNHVVIGDGGADRHTLAHELTHVIQQRRGPVAGTDNGAGLKVSDPSDRFEREAEANARRALGGPAPATPATPATPAPIQRAIGLEIETDRPVSKADGTNVEARDANGEPVSGPILVTHQSGVKMVGDKRNAPDRTQYTNAEFVTPPMNVLPGETQHGDLRTTLDTLRAMHSKLYGPGPNSTNEEKSLAHLYSEAAFTHDETSLVGTDLRVAPERPHTETRGRPGYGDGLFAHQTVGVPLHGMAGFFQHMLTEPEPANAGGTKTRISPNSKAHIHLSQSLVFGRRVADLFLGGQMDVDGAASQTTTAEQLRGFAALFYNQLAALGDLAEQERNAERLTLGKNKTAVLSRVNLKTVGGFLPDPARVFLDDNYDAVVGVFGEVYGLPLADWGGGAVAEKARKYAHTSLRKRTAKTEQVHQTDAFGAMTVLGDSNARREKVGDIPIVPLELRKFGRQKVSFDELGQDVGLLTQWSREALAGAQQAAVDPTATLADISAPAPVDFAGRIFRLCTGGIDTLQKLNSRNPYAKATNTRKTLPVLNFVLTELRKLAGTLPTDPRETLRKLQDAALALNKAANDLAAGQSPSIGPRIDELADTVAELGNTTVADQIRKARERL
- a CDS encoding ATP-binding cassette domain-containing protein — encoded protein: MPGAIHAEGLVKTFGDVRALDGVDLDVPEGTVLGLLGPNGAGKTTAVRVLTTLLKPDSGRAVVAGIDVLKHPNEVRRAIGLSGQFAAVDEYLTGRENLQMVGQLYQMNGRAAKVRAGELLERFNLADAADRPAKTYSGGMRRRLDLAAALVVSPPVMFMDEPTTGLDPRNRQALWEIIQELVAGGTTLLLTTQYLEEADHLAHDICVVDHGKVIAHGTSDQLKAQTGGERVEVVVHDRDTIPAAREVLARYGTAGVGRGDIDAGDISVEEHTRKLTVPVTGGAKLLAEVIRDLDAVGVEIDDIGLRRPTLDDVFLSLTGHVAEQAEENGENGASGGGAAKSARKDRDDRKEAVK
- a CDS encoding ABC transporter permease — encoded protein: MTAVTDTLAKPQQRGAIAQSISDSLVVTKRNLIRMTRIPEMVIFGLIQPVMFVILFTYVFGGSMKIGNTTDPEVYKNFLMAGIFAQTVTFATAGAGAGIADDMHKGLIDRFRSLPMARGAVLTGRTLADLVQTALTLLVLAVVALIVGWRPGFAEPTNFARIMAGFGLLLLLGYAFTWIGALIGLSVRTPEAATSGGLIWLFPVTFISNAFVDSSQMTPWLQKVADWNPFSATVQACRVLFGDPGVSQSQAWPMQHPVWASLIYSVLIIVLFRTLAVRKYRSATA
- a CDS encoding protein kinase, producing the protein MLEALPAGPPRLVGPYRLLARLGAGGMGEVHLACRTDAPTADPYRMVAVKTVRAELELDEDFRTRFRREITSARAVDSPYTARLVDADADAPAPWLATEYVPGPSLAEAVVRAGPLPVTAVRELGVALARALGAVHEAQVLHRDLKPANVLLGAAGPKLIDFGIAQAFEATALTSTGLVVGSPGFMSPEHLVGGRAVVPASDVFCLGAVLAFAASGRGPFHDDEMAAVVYRISRADAELSGVPEELRPVVERCLRLDPAERPSAAELAELLGSEATEEEVFPWPGGVLSLLAEYGDAAREFGEAAASGAGVAELPTMAPVVAVPYSPTAAVARPAGPAGPEPRRRRWGRIVAAAVAVAVVATVGVVLLDRQGGQGDQAGSGPSGPSGPSGSAGPSASASGPGGVGSLSQVVRPYGGEGHAGDFGTSATDSGARPAGWSPWATRVGPGISNCSLAPKVLLCAGTGGGALALNAADGKRLWAVPGRETPGDFGILASPGDPSVVGDTAYIAGADGLTAYGLDDGKVRGKVPAPGPEWAEKGSDLVGDVLYSSLLHRTDEGKGLVTAVKLDGKGGGRELWRKELDAIPEQLVASGNRVYVTVGGTVPVALDTATGKETARGGAGVECSTIVVHGDAVLCQNAQDGGVPVLDARTLRPRRTLAEDLTIVAGPAVRADGTVAVVGSLVGSSVSFTVVTYDLASGRELRRATTAGSFDNGVDRVAFAGDRLVVAGKQQVQSLPATGPVGDRDVKSRNAVLPDGVEAKSLTPGEPLVAGGAVFVPFDDLVISGYLP